Proteins encoded by one window of Torulaspora delbrueckii CBS 1146 chromosome 2, complete genome:
- the MCO12 gene encoding Mco12p (similar to Saccharomyces cerevisiae YKL018C-A; ancestral locus Anc_2.658), with protein sequence MNLQSLVHIGVDLTLVAMILAALRQNTGYVFAFEQTGMSHYVHKIMSWGEWCYAKFVNHAVRSQYFRKQLPGDGFTTMSLKEIEELGRYNSKSNRH encoded by the coding sequence ATGAATCTACAAAGTTTAGTACACATCGGGGTTGATCTTACACTGGTAGCGATGATTCTCGCAGCTCTCAGACAAAACACCGGATACGTGTTCGCTTTCGAGCAAACCGGTATGAGCCACTATGTGCACAAGATAATGAGCTGGGGAGAGTGGTGCTACGCCAAGTTTGTCAATCATGCAGTCAGATCTCAGTATTTTAGGAAACAACTTCCCGGCGACGGATTCACGACTATgagtttgaaagagatcGAAGAACTAGGCAGATATAATTCCAAATCTAATCGCCATTGA
- the MND2 gene encoding Mnd2p (similar to Saccharomyces cerevisiae MND2 (YIR025W); ancestral locus Anc_2.659), whose amino-acid sequence MSVSRQDGIPLGRLPLFRDIKEALVLEKQQQSKNGRPANEPRMIKKNRGNEEELRSGRQYIPPLSAYNAIEEVPYFPFGVDERERRFDELTMRMDQTQRRLKSIRTLGWNSFRPIGVNETMQQLKEKSMKQEMKNERADDIPLPSTLQENGDESMGSFQEYDYPADPHNSTTNGLVEEADEAREDEDVSYDYDAEFARVEDEEEEEEEELRNATQSLGPSHAPPNRGAVRDLTIQQFVETSHVERQPYELEDEYETPQLDTDADQGDSRDFTEVPWVEISDTVHSGDSQRISSLNSLIDRVHIPTGRAHGTRRLSDNNSEVE is encoded by the coding sequence ATGTCTGTCAGTCGACAGGATGGTATACCTCTGGGAAGACTACCCCTTTTTAGagatatcaaagaagcttTGGTTTTAGAGAAACAGCAACAGAGTAAGAACGGTAGGCCGGCCAATGAACCACgaatgatcaagaaaaataGAGGAaatgaggaagaattaaGATCTGGTCGTCAATATATCCCACCTCTTTCAGCCTACAATGCTATCGAGGAGGTTCCTTATTTTCCCTTTGGGGTGGATGAGCGCGAACGAAGGTTCGATGAGCTAACAATGAGAATGGATCAAACTCAAAGGAGATTAAAAAGTATAAGAACGTTGGGGTGGAATAGTTTCCGACCGATTGGTGTAAACGAAACCATGCAACAACTGAAAGAGAAGTCGATGAAGCAGgagatgaaaaatgaacGCGCCGACGATATACCTCTTCCCTCtactttgcaagaaaatggtgatgaaTCGATGGGcagctttcaagaataCGACTACCCGGCAGATCCTCATAATAGCACCACCAATGGCCTCGTCGAGGAGGCCGATGAGGCGAGAGAAGACGAAGATGTCTCTTACGACTATGATGCGGAGTTTGCTCgagttgaagatgaggaagaagaagaggaagaggaacTCAGAAATGCTACACAGTCTCTCGGTCCTTCTCATGCGCCGCCAAATAGAGGAGCAGTAAGGGATCTTACCATTCAGCAATTTGTCGAGACTTCTCATGTTGAGAGACAGCCATACGAACTGGAAGACGAATATGAAACCCCGCAACTTGACACAGATGCTGATCAGGGCGACAGCCGGGATTTTACGGAAGTTCCATGGGTTGAGATTTCAGATACAGTTCACAGCGGTGATTCGCAGCGAATAAGCAGTTTGAACAGCCTAATTGATCGAGTTCATATACCGACAGGCAGGGCACATGGAACCAGGCGCTTGTCTGATAATAACAGCGAGGTAGAATAA
- the YVH1 gene encoding tyrosine protein phosphatase YVH1 (similar to Saccharomyces cerevisiae YVH1 (YIR026C); ancestral locus Anc_2.660): protein MVVQREADISRILGNIYIGSIQPISEHIPLNAQYNITHILSVIKFQIIPEYLVRKNYTLKNVGIDDDDTTDILQYFNETNKFLDHCLFPNEREYDPAKVDFKRKPQAGAALVHCQAGVSRSAAFVVAYLMYRYGLNLKTALHAVRRKRPSAQPNNNFMEQLAIYEAMGSNEVTNDFQQYKQWRLTNSVKCDPAGLEILSRDDTFKKDEEKDLTKMTPEELSQVKVARCKKCRQRLALSTSFIAHEPPSKESMEGHFIRRAANSHRIIGIQESQSVCSHFFVEPLNWMKEELQGKQELEGKFFCPSCSTKVGGYNWKGSRCSCGKWVIPAIHLRSNKVDQLSLSAQVLSNKTHFDLSQ from the coding sequence ATGGTAGTCCAAAGAGAGGCCGATATCAGCCGAATTTTGGGTAACATTTACATTGGTAGCATTCAGCCTATTTCCGAGCATATTCCTTTGAATGCTCAGTATAATATAACACATATTCTCTCGGtgataaaatttcaaattatccCAGAATATTTGGTAAGGAAGAATTATACTCTGAAAAACGTTGGAAtcgatgacgatgatacGACAGATATTTTACAATATTTCAACGAAACAaacaaattcttggatcACTGTCTGTTCCCCAACGAAAGAGAGTATGATCCGGCAAAAGTGGACTTCAAGCGGAAACCACAAGCAGGTGCAGCTTTGGTCCATTGTCAAGCTGGTGTCTCAAGATCAGCCGCTTTCGTTGTGGCGTACTTGATGTACAGATATGGtctcaatttgaagacgGCTCTTCATGCTGTGCGCAGAAAGAGGCCATCCGCACAACCGAATAACAATTTCATGGAGCAGCTAGCCATATATGAAGCGATGGGTTCTAATGAGGTTACGAATGATTTTCAACAGTACAAGCAATGGAGATTGACGAACTCGGTTAAATGTGATCCTGCAGGACTAGAAATCTTGTCAAGAGATGACACTTTTAAGAAGGACGAAGAGAAGGATTTGACTAAGATGACTCCAGAAGAATTGTCCCAAGTCAAAGTTGCACGTTGTAAGAAGTGCAGGCAAAGACTAGCACTTTCCACTTCTTTCATTGCCCATGAACCTCCAAGCAAAGAGTCGATGGAAGGTCATTTTATCAGACGCGCCGCTAATTCTCACAGAATCATAGGTATTCAAGAGTCACAGAGCGTGTGCTCACATTTCTTCGTGGAGCCACTGAATTGgatgaaagaagaattgcaaGGGAAGCAAGAGTTAGAAGGAAAATTCTTTTGCCCTTCCTGTAGTACAAAGGTTGGTGGCTACAACTGGAAAGGGTCAAGATGTAGTTGCGGGAAATGGGTCATTCCAGCTATCCATTTAAGAAGCAACAAAGTGGACCAGCTATCGCTCTCAGCTCAAGTGCTGTCAAATAAAACGCACTTTGATCTCAGTCAATAG
- the RAM2 gene encoding bifunctional protein farnesyltransferase/protein geranylgeranyltransferase (similar to Saccharomyces cerevisiae RAM2 (YKL019W); ancestral locus Anc_2.661) produces the protein MDNFDDVTPLPIETELEDELCRIMYTDEYRETLGLARALLQAGEYSERALKLTAKVISLAPAFYTIWNYRYDIVMHLATQRGEVAEAIDRELDWVDEVTLNNPKNYQIWSYKQALLQKHPFPSFKRELPILQMMIEDDTKNYHVWSFRKWCVLFFQDFSHELSYSDLLIKRDIYNNSAWTHRMFVFKHSEPDSTQIKLEIDYVKDKIELVPQNVSVWSYLRGLYENFWDSKYDESIIKFAASFTSNVQDFDHKDSNLPEIESSHALEFLANIYAYQENKKQNAIRAYLALSSKYDPIRKVYWQRQISLIK, from the coding sequence ATGGACAACTTTGACGATGTTACACCACTTCCCATCGAGACAgagcttgaagatgaattaTGCCGTATTATGTACACTGATGAATACAGGGAGACATTAGGGCTGGCAAGAGCGTTGTTACAGGCTGGAGAGTACTCGGAGAGAGCTTTAAAGTTGACTGCGAAGGTTATCTCGCTTGCACCGGCGTTTTATACTATTTGGAATTATCGTTACGATATCGTAATGCACTTAGCAACCCAAAGGGGTGAAGTTGCAGAGGCAATTGATCGGGAACTCGATTGGGTTGATGAGGTTACTCTGAATAATCCGAAGAACTACCAGATTTGGTCTTACAAGCAGGCTTTGTTACAGAAACATCCATTTCCAAGTTTTAAAAGAGAGCTACCGATTTTACAGATGAtgattgaagatgataCGAAAAACTACCACGTTTGGTCTTTTAGAAAGTGGTGTGTCTTATTCTTTCAGGATTTTTCTCACGAGCTGTCATATTCAGACTTACTGATAAAACGAGATATCTATAACAACAGCGCCTGGACACACCGCATGTTTGTATTCAAACATTCGGAGCCCGATAGTACACAGATTAAACTCGAAATTGATTATGTTAAGGATAAGATCGAGCTTGTTCCGCAGAATGTTTCGGTTTGGTCGTATCTGCGAGGACTGTATGAGAATTTCTGGGACAGCAAGTATGATGAATCTATAATCAAATTTGCTGCCAGTTTTACAAGCAATGTTCAAGACTTTGACCACAAGGACTCAAATCTGCCGGAGATAGAGTCATCTCATGCGCTAGAATTCTTAGCAAACATTTACGCTtatcaagaaaacaaaAAGCAAAACGCCATAAGAGCATATCTAGCACTCTCCAGCAAATACGATCCTATCCGTAAAGTCTACTGGCAGCgtcaaatttctctcatcAAATAA